In one Mucilaginibacter sp. PAMB04168 genomic region, the following are encoded:
- a CDS encoding type VI secretion system contractile sheath small subunit: MFNYEIGGNERKVDTSEAFGEISPNKTLFIQKLTDNEPLRPEKVEGLKTVEEVFEHFKPSIDVELDRLDGSSTTENLKFKNLGDFGVKQLVQQSSYLRKLNIEREMYMSIIKQLKTNKTLKTALDNEESRAAFVSALKNFVKELE, encoded by the coding sequence ATGTTTAATTACGAAATTGGTGGCAACGAGAGGAAAGTAGATACCTCCGAAGCTTTTGGCGAAATATCTCCGAATAAAACGCTGTTTATTCAAAAATTAACCGATAACGAACCGCTGCGTCCTGAAAAGGTTGAGGGTTTAAAAACGGTGGAAGAGGTTTTTGAACATTTTAAACCGAGCATTGATGTAGAGCTTGATAGATTGGACGGCTCTTCTACAACTGAAAATCTTAAGTTTAAAAACTTAGGCGATTTTGGTGTTAAACAGTTAGTACAGCAAAGCAGTTACCTACGCAAACTCAACATTGAGCGCGAGATGTACATGAGCATCATTAAACAGCTAAAAACCAACAAAACACTAAAAACAGCGCTGGATAATGAAGAATCAAGAGCCGCTTTTGTAAGCGCACTTAAAAACTTTGTAAAAGAACTGGAATAA